A stretch of the Drosophila sulfurigaster albostrigata strain 15112-1811.04 chromosome 2L, ASM2355843v2, whole genome shotgun sequence genome encodes the following:
- the LOC133841044 gene encoding transcription factor E2F2, whose translation MYKRKSAAMVAKQQQQRIIASNSSSSSPEVDDSAGAADLEMEMDAKPYDSFHIELSSPEKQQKQTQQQPQQQSQSSQSSQSQPSQQRSVGSLVLLTQKFVDLMKQNGGSIDLKEATKILDVQKRRIYDITNVLEGIGLIDKGRHCSLVRWRGGGFTNAKDRKDYDVACERTDHLKTIEDDLDRQLEYAQRNLHFIMQDPSNQSYAYVTRDDLLQLYGDDSVFTIPNYDEEVEIQRNESELRVSLDNGSTIDIRLVTNQGKATANPQDADGPFDERHLDASSPSAPSSPSHSSDDAGVVMGGTGNVIKDEHTYSCNPELKDEMKALENELTAKIIFQNYMAGHSLRRFYPDDPNLENPPLVQLNPPQEDFNFVLKNDEGICELFDVHC comes from the exons ATGTACAAGCGTAAATCTGCAGCTATGGtcgccaagcagcagcagcagcggatcattgccagcaacagcagcagcagtagcccTGAAGTTGATGACTCTGCTGGTGCAGCTGATCTCGAGATGGAGATGGATGCAAAACCATATGACAGTTTCCACATAGAACTGTCGTCAccggaaaaacaacaaaaacaaacgcagcaacagccacaacagcaatcaCAATCATCGCAATCCTCCCAATCGCAGCCCAGTCAACAGCGCTCAGTGGGTTCGTTAGTGTTATTGACCCAGAAATTCGTCGACCTGATGAAACAGAATGGCGGCTCAATAGATTTGAAAGAG GCCACAAAAATCTTGGATGTGCAGAAGCGACGTATTTATGATATCACCAATGTCCTCGAGGGCATTGGCTTGATAGATAAAGGCAGACACTGTTCACTAGTGCGCTGGCG TGGCGGCGGTTTTACGAATGCCAAGGATCGCAAAGATTACGATGTGGCTTGTGAGCGCACAGATCATCTGAAAACCATTGAAGATGACTTGGACAGACAGCTGGAGTACGCGCAACGCAATTTACACTTCATCATGCAGGATCCTAGCAATCAGTCCTACGCATATGTAACGCGCGATGACTTGCTGCAGTTGTATGGGGATGATTCCGTATTTACCATACCCAACTATGACGAAGAAGTGGAGATTCAGCGCAATGAA AGTGAGCTGCGTGTTTCGTTGGATAATGGCAGTACAATCGATATACGTCTGGTAACCAACCAAGGCAAAGCGACAGCGAATCCCCAAGATGCCGACGGACCGTTTGATGAGAGACACTTGGATGCGTCGTCGCCATCAGCACCATCGTCACCGTCACACTCGAGCGATGATGCCGGTGTCGTAATGGGCGGCACTGGTAACGTCATCAAAGATGAGCATACTTATTCTTGCAATCCTGAATTAAAGGATGAAATGAAGGCTTTAGAAAATGAACTGACAGCGAaaatcatatttcaaaattatatggCCGGCCATTCACTCAGGCGATTTTATCCAGACGATCCGAATCTAG AAAACCCGCCACTTGTGCAGCTGAATCCACCTCAAGAAGACTTCAATTTTGTACTGAAAAATGACGAAGGAATCTGCGAGCTTTTTGACGTACACTGCTAA
- the LOC133850582 gene encoding mitochondrial pyruvate carrier 2, with protein MSKGRGPLSALYNTVINSVDKVVPQVARPFWEAPAGPKTVFFWAPLGKWTLVLAGLSDLLNRPPQVVSVNQSGILATTGLIWSRYSFVIIPKNYSLLAVNLVVFATQGWLVVKALRWRRENEKKNAEFRHPYYPRTRSDDDW; from the exons ATGTCGAAGGGGCGAGGACCGTTGTCTGCATTGTATAACACGGTCATCAATTCGGTTGACAAGGTGGTGCCTCAAGTAGCGCGACCCTTTTGGGAGGCTCCGGCAG gTCCGAAAACTGTGTTCTTTTGGGCGCCACTCGGCAAGTGG aCACTTGTTTTGGCCGGGTTGAGTGATCTGTTGAATCGACCACCGCAGGTGGTATCTGTGAATCAATCGGGTATTTTGGCAACAACGGGCTTAATTTGGTCGCGTTATTCCTTTGTCATAATACCCAAGAACTACAGTTTGCTTGCAGTCAATTTGGTTGTATTTGCAACCCAAGGCTGGCTGGTTGTCAAGGCACTGCGTTGGCGCCGTGAAAACGAAAAGAAGAACGCCGAGTTCAGACATCCTTATTATCCTCGTACCCGGTCAGACGATGACTGGTAA
- the LOC133840588 gene encoding uncharacterized protein LOC133840588 isoform X1, whose translation MRKRDIIRLWNQVVDQTGIDKYTDSQWQEIYEDFLNSMYDRNEPYISVKSVEKLVDELEENMEISKSLNTSSDIDDEPLSALKNRLKDKIKVEPISTRRRSTRRCVVDNNNFNQQLADIKFKSEQLQMHSKTELAKHQDNDDLLMLGTSPEQKKAQTKTSTNNNAPKKKRRNSQNLTEQNEATAKRMRRQNVLIIENGDHKIDKNEKQQVAQKKLAGKSNLDNLKSKPPRIRRAKSKAVFVSASVEFIANQFLLSPQIMASTAHMPPSAINLTRGPTMNITSSVEEAVTLEDVEVEDLSNLMIVTERDSEEKEPVNVDKNADFNLLLANDESVDVDIINVTEVDEPFKGFDEKTKIEIYRDLANSTQYVDNLAIELADEIHSELDSILNNDRSSCDQNAMLQNDPKLTKESIDLLEEIADLSLSNDLFMSSEAPTNSFATNFNLLEQDTMLDDELNLTQESIEIFQNNIHSMEISRTMLQNDLYLSTETGSENASIEHDLKLTNLATDAQNSTFLYQYASISQGNLNSLVPRAILQSDRSSSTGSATDTASESIAVTHEDDQNLTNQNSLVLKKQNLFQESSCCQMDTEPIENAVVTQYIDLNLISQGPDNIALVEQDNLKTTIQQNKNNDKTPLELDALLQDELNFEIDSDDVLSLITSWDGGMDDIDERNSIVNEMDRNELVIADSIVGSMSPLTALTPAAVSPGATAHPATNAVKTNISLNDLRSFRIPKKTNNPKLQLETLQEPHKQALVNGEQQQRESEKARQQPANNIDHKQQHRVVNGRQQQKESSVNDNRQLPRCNAQKEPFFNGNPQQPTIANLQRQKPLKPETQLCRPIRAAVPDAVPILAPPYQRSEQPAASSNVSSTFNIYRGMGRNSAVFDIKCWRYLDGCCANPNCNHQLSEIGDVRRRLDSMTNKQLIDCYNFMLRHWLLFQKYFALFATIFGTRQMRNYMLRMINDCCLYMELCAPFIVDIYETLLRFHMSPQVIVAHLMKYLWQPNALLQYPLLINELLKILAIEYWHNYMPQLGGTL comes from the exons ATGCGTAAACGTGACATTATTCGCCTTTGGAATCAGGTTGTGGACCAAACGGGCATCGACAAATACACGGACAGCCAGTGGCAGGAAATTTACGAAGATTTCCTGAATTCCATGTACGATCGCAATGAACCCTACATAAGTGTTAAAAGT GTGGAAAAGTTAGTGGATGAGCTTGAGGAGAATATGgaaatttcaaaaagtttGAATACAAGCTCCGATATAGATGATGAGCCGCTGTCGGCATTAAAAAATCGTCTGAAAGATAAAATCAAAGTGGAGCCAATAAGTACGCGAAGAAGATCCACGCGACGATGTGTGGttgacaataataattttaatcagCAGTTGGCggatattaaatttaaatcggAGCAGCTGCAGATGCATTCGAAAACAGAGCTGGCAAAGCACCAGGATAAT GACGATCTTTTAATGTTAGGCACAAGCCCCGAACAGAAAAAGGctcaaacaaaaacatcaacaaacaaTAACGCACCTAAAAAGAAGCGAAGAAACTCTCAAAACTTGACAGAACAAAACGAAGCAACTGCAAAACGAATGCGCAGACAAAATGTGCtcataattgaaaatggggACCATAAGATTgataaaaatgagaaacaaCAAGTAGCGCAGAAAAAGTTGGCTGGCAAATCTAATTTAGACAACTTAAAGTCTAAGCCGCCTCGAATTAGGCGAGCGAAATCAAAGGCAGTATTTGTTAGTGCTTCAGTTGAGTTCATAGCTAATCAGTTTCTTTTGTCACCACAGATAATGGCATCGACTGCTCACATGCCACCCTCAGCCATAAATTTGACGCGAGGGCCAACTATGAACATTACTTCAAGCGTAGAAGAAGCTGTAACTCTAGAAGATGTTGAAGTGGAAGATCTCAGTAATCTTATGAtagtgacagagagagacagcgaagAAAAAGAACCTGTTAATGTTGACAAAAATGCTGATTTCAATCTATTGTTGGCCAATGATGAATCTGTTGATGTGGATATAATTAATGTTACTGAAGTCGATGAACCTTTTAAAGGATTTGACGAAAagacaaaaatcgaaatatatCGCGATTTAGCCAATTCAACACAATATGTTGACAATTTGGCCATCGAATTGGCGGATGAAATTCACTCCGAATTGGATTCAATATTAAACAATGATCGCAGCTCATGCGATCAGAATGCGATGCTGCAAAATGATCCCAAATTAACAAAGGAATCCATAGATTTACTTGAAGAAATTGCCGATCTTTCGCtttcaaatgatttatttatgtcttCGGAGGCACCTACAAACAGTTTTGCAAcgaactttaatttattagaaCAGGATACAATGTTAGACGATGAGCTTAACTTAACACAGGAATCTATAGAAATATTTCAGAATAATATTCACTCAATGGAAATAAGTCGAACGATGCTACAAAATGATCTATATTTGTCCACGGAGACAGGATCAGAAAATGCGTCGATAGAACACGATCTCAAATTGACAAACTTAGCAACAGATGCCCAGAACAGTACATTCTTGTACCAGTATGCGTCAATATCACAGGGTAATCTTAACTCATTGGTTCCACGAGCAATACTTCAAAGTGATCGAAGCTCTTCCACGGGCTCTGCTACGGATACCGCATCAGAAAGTATCGCCGTGACCCATGAAGATGATCAAAACTTGACAAACCAAAATTCATTAGTGTTGAAGAAGCAAAACTTATTTCAAGAAAGTTCTTGCTGCCAAATGGATACAGAGCCTATTGAAAATGCAGTTGTAACACAGTATATAGACCTTAACTTAATAAGCCAAGGACCAGATAATATTGCTTTGGTCGAGCAAGATAATCTTAAAACGACAATACAACAGAATAAGAATAATGACAAAACTCCCTTAGAGCTGGACGCGTTATTGCAAGATGAGCTTAATTTCGAAATCGACTCGGACGATGTCCTTTCATTGATCACTTCCTGGGACGGCGGCATGGATGACATTGATGAGCGAAATTCAATTGTGAATGAAATGGATAGGAATGAATTAGTTATTGCTGATTCAATTGTTGGCTCTATGAGTCCATTGACAGCACTTACTCCAGCTGCTGTCAGTCCAGGAGCTACAGCTCATCCGGCAACTAATGCTGTAAAAACCAACATATCACTTAATGACTTGCGCAGCTTTCGTATTCCCAAGAAAACGAATAATCCAAAATTGCAGCTTGAGACGCTGCAGGAACCACATAAACAGGCGTTGGTGAAtggagagcagcaacaacgagagTCCGAGAAAGCGAGGCAACAGCCTGCAAACAACATCGACcacaagcagcaacatcgaGTCGTTAATGgcagacagcaacaaaaagagtCTTCAGTAAATGACAATCGCCAGCTGCCCAGATGCAATGCTCAGAAAGAACCGTTCTTCAATGGCAATCCACAGCAGCCCACAATAGCCAATTTGCAGCGACAAAAGCCTCTGAAGCCAGAAACACAGCTATGCAGGCCGATACGAGCAGCAGTTCCGGATGCAGTTCCCATCCTTGCACCACCTTATCAAAGGTCAGAGCAGCCAGCAGCGTCAAGCAACGTGTCCAGCACTTTCAACATCTATAGAGGCATGGGACGCAACAGCGCCGTGTTTGACATCAAATGCTGGAGGTATTTGGATGGTTGCTGCGCCAATCCCAACTGCAATCATCAACTCAGCGAGATTGGTGATGTCAGGCGTCGTCTCGACTCCATGACCAATAAACAACTGATTGACTGCTATAACTTCATGTTGCGCCATTGGCTTCtatttcaaaagtatttcgcTTTGTTTGCCACAATCTTTGGCACTCGTCAGATGCGAAACTATATGCTCAGGATGATTAACGATTGTTGTCTGTACATGGAGTTGTGTGCACCATTTATAGTCGATATCTACGAAACGCTATTACGCTTTCATATGTCACCACAGGTGATTGTCGCTCACCTAATGAAATATCTGTGGCAACCAAATGCATTGCTGCAATATCCGCTGTTAATCAACGAGTTGCTCAAAATATTGGCCATTGAATATTGGCACAATTATATGCCGCAATTGGGAGGAACTCTTTGA
- the LOC133841055 gene encoding ubiquinone biosynthesis O-methyltransferase produces MLRNCTLFYPNRANKSLLRRLPRCFSLDQTSTATGSSHQQEQQQNADTAREVKHHENFASDWWNKKGPMAALHALNEIRVPLIRDGIIARGIVNSAYINTTSVLNGQRILEVGCGAGLLTEQLARLGAQVTGIDLGEELINKARSHLTESSPELCSKVDYKVQPIDQHAKTNDNHYDAVIVSEVLEHVEDKVALLEASVRTLKPGGSIFITTLNKTLPMWLGGIVLGEYVLNLAPKGTHHWDKMIAPLDVQRILDTMHCQTVLINGSTYDFWRNTWRWINSTQFCYALQAVKQE; encoded by the exons ATGTTACGAAATTGTACTTTGTTTTATCCGAACAG GGCGAATAAGTCGCTGCTCAGAAGGCTGCCAAGGTGCTTCAGCTTGGATCAAACGTCTACGGCAACCGGCAGCTCGcatcaacaagaacaacaacaaaatgccgACACTGCGCGTGAGGTGAAACATCATGAGAACTTTGCCTCTGATTGGTGGAACAAAAAGGGTCCGATGGCGGCGCTGCACGCCTTAAACGAAATCAG AGTGCCTTTAATACGTGATGGAATTATTGCGCGAGGCATTGTTAATTCCGCTTACATAAACACAACAAGTGTGCTTAACGGTCAACGTATATTGGAAGTTGGTTGCGGTGCTGGCTTATTAACAGAGCAACTAGCTCGGCTGGGCGCACAAGTAACTGGCATTGATCTGGGCGAAGAACTGATAAACAAGGCACGTTCCCATTTGACTGAAAGTAGCCCAGAACTTTGCTCGAAGGTGGATTATAAAGTGCAGCCAATTGATCAACATGCCAAGACAAATGACAATCACTACGATGCCGTCATTGTGTCAGAGGTATTGGAGCATGTGGAGGACAAGGTGGCGCTGCTCGAGGCTTCCGTGCGCACTCTTAAGCCAGGTGGATCCATCTTCATCACCACATTGAATAAAACGTTACCCATGTGGCTGGGTGGCATTGTCTTAGGGGAATATGTGCTGAACTTGGCGCCCAAAGGAACACATCATTGGGACAAAATGATTGCGCCTCTTGATGTGCAGCGCATATTGGATACAA TGCATTGTCAAACTGTATTGATCAATGGGAGCACCTACGATTTCTGGCGCAACACTTGGCGTTGGATCAATTCGACACAATTTTGTTATGCTCTGCAGGCTGTGAAACAGGAGTAG
- the LOC133840588 gene encoding uncharacterized protein LOC133840588 isoform X2, whose translation MRKRDIIRLWNQVVDQTGIDKYTDSQWQEIYEDFLNSMYDRNEPYISVKSVEKLVDELEENMEISKSLNTSSDIDDEPLSALKNRLKDKIKVEPISTRRRSTRRCVVDNNNFNQQLADIKFKSEQLQMHSKTELAKHQDNDDLLMLGTSPEQKKAQTKTSTNNNAPKKKRRNSQNLTEQNEATAKRMRRQNVLIIENGDHKIDKNEKQQVAQKKLAGKSNLDNLKSKPPRIRRAKSKAIMASTAHMPPSAINLTRGPTMNITSSVEEAVTLEDVEVEDLSNLMIVTERDSEEKEPVNVDKNADFNLLLANDESVDVDIINVTEVDEPFKGFDEKTKIEIYRDLANSTQYVDNLAIELADEIHSELDSILNNDRSSCDQNAMLQNDPKLTKESIDLLEEIADLSLSNDLFMSSEAPTNSFATNFNLLEQDTMLDDELNLTQESIEIFQNNIHSMEISRTMLQNDLYLSTETGSENASIEHDLKLTNLATDAQNSTFLYQYASISQGNLNSLVPRAILQSDRSSSTGSATDTASESIAVTHEDDQNLTNQNSLVLKKQNLFQESSCCQMDTEPIENAVVTQYIDLNLISQGPDNIALVEQDNLKTTIQQNKNNDKTPLELDALLQDELNFEIDSDDVLSLITSWDGGMDDIDERNSIVNEMDRNELVIADSIVGSMSPLTALTPAAVSPGATAHPATNAVKTNISLNDLRSFRIPKKTNNPKLQLETLQEPHKQALVNGEQQQRESEKARQQPANNIDHKQQHRVVNGRQQQKESSVNDNRQLPRCNAQKEPFFNGNPQQPTIANLQRQKPLKPETQLCRPIRAAVPDAVPILAPPYQRSEQPAASSNVSSTFNIYRGMGRNSAVFDIKCWRYLDGCCANPNCNHQLSEIGDVRRRLDSMTNKQLIDCYNFMLRHWLLFQKYFALFATIFGTRQMRNYMLRMINDCCLYMELCAPFIVDIYETLLRFHMSPQVIVAHLMKYLWQPNALLQYPLLINELLKILAIEYWHNYMPQLGGTL comes from the exons ATGCGTAAACGTGACATTATTCGCCTTTGGAATCAGGTTGTGGACCAAACGGGCATCGACAAATACACGGACAGCCAGTGGCAGGAAATTTACGAAGATTTCCTGAATTCCATGTACGATCGCAATGAACCCTACATAAGTGTTAAAAGT GTGGAAAAGTTAGTGGATGAGCTTGAGGAGAATATGgaaatttcaaaaagtttGAATACAAGCTCCGATATAGATGATGAGCCGCTGTCGGCATTAAAAAATCGTCTGAAAGATAAAATCAAAGTGGAGCCAATAAGTACGCGAAGAAGATCCACGCGACGATGTGTGGttgacaataataattttaatcagCAGTTGGCggatattaaatttaaatcggAGCAGCTGCAGATGCATTCGAAAACAGAGCTGGCAAAGCACCAGGATAAT GACGATCTTTTAATGTTAGGCACAAGCCCCGAACAGAAAAAGGctcaaacaaaaacatcaacaaacaaTAACGCACCTAAAAAGAAGCGAAGAAACTCTCAAAACTTGACAGAACAAAACGAAGCAACTGCAAAACGAATGCGCAGACAAAATGTGCtcataattgaaaatggggACCATAAGATTgataaaaatgagaaacaaCAAGTAGCGCAGAAAAAGTTGGCTGGCAAATCTAATTTAGACAACTTAAAGTCTAAGCCGCCTCGAATTAGGCGAGCGAAATCAAAGGCA ATAATGGCATCGACTGCTCACATGCCACCCTCAGCCATAAATTTGACGCGAGGGCCAACTATGAACATTACTTCAAGCGTAGAAGAAGCTGTAACTCTAGAAGATGTTGAAGTGGAAGATCTCAGTAATCTTATGAtagtgacagagagagacagcgaagAAAAAGAACCTGTTAATGTTGACAAAAATGCTGATTTCAATCTATTGTTGGCCAATGATGAATCTGTTGATGTGGATATAATTAATGTTACTGAAGTCGATGAACCTTTTAAAGGATTTGACGAAAagacaaaaatcgaaatatatCGCGATTTAGCCAATTCAACACAATATGTTGACAATTTGGCCATCGAATTGGCGGATGAAATTCACTCCGAATTGGATTCAATATTAAACAATGATCGCAGCTCATGCGATCAGAATGCGATGCTGCAAAATGATCCCAAATTAACAAAGGAATCCATAGATTTACTTGAAGAAATTGCCGATCTTTCGCtttcaaatgatttatttatgtcttCGGAGGCACCTACAAACAGTTTTGCAAcgaactttaatttattagaaCAGGATACAATGTTAGACGATGAGCTTAACTTAACACAGGAATCTATAGAAATATTTCAGAATAATATTCACTCAATGGAAATAAGTCGAACGATGCTACAAAATGATCTATATTTGTCCACGGAGACAGGATCAGAAAATGCGTCGATAGAACACGATCTCAAATTGACAAACTTAGCAACAGATGCCCAGAACAGTACATTCTTGTACCAGTATGCGTCAATATCACAGGGTAATCTTAACTCATTGGTTCCACGAGCAATACTTCAAAGTGATCGAAGCTCTTCCACGGGCTCTGCTACGGATACCGCATCAGAAAGTATCGCCGTGACCCATGAAGATGATCAAAACTTGACAAACCAAAATTCATTAGTGTTGAAGAAGCAAAACTTATTTCAAGAAAGTTCTTGCTGCCAAATGGATACAGAGCCTATTGAAAATGCAGTTGTAACACAGTATATAGACCTTAACTTAATAAGCCAAGGACCAGATAATATTGCTTTGGTCGAGCAAGATAATCTTAAAACGACAATACAACAGAATAAGAATAATGACAAAACTCCCTTAGAGCTGGACGCGTTATTGCAAGATGAGCTTAATTTCGAAATCGACTCGGACGATGTCCTTTCATTGATCACTTCCTGGGACGGCGGCATGGATGACATTGATGAGCGAAATTCAATTGTGAATGAAATGGATAGGAATGAATTAGTTATTGCTGATTCAATTGTTGGCTCTATGAGTCCATTGACAGCACTTACTCCAGCTGCTGTCAGTCCAGGAGCTACAGCTCATCCGGCAACTAATGCTGTAAAAACCAACATATCACTTAATGACTTGCGCAGCTTTCGTATTCCCAAGAAAACGAATAATCCAAAATTGCAGCTTGAGACGCTGCAGGAACCACATAAACAGGCGTTGGTGAAtggagagcagcaacaacgagagTCCGAGAAAGCGAGGCAACAGCCTGCAAACAACATCGACcacaagcagcaacatcgaGTCGTTAATGgcagacagcaacaaaaagagtCTTCAGTAAATGACAATCGCCAGCTGCCCAGATGCAATGCTCAGAAAGAACCGTTCTTCAATGGCAATCCACAGCAGCCCACAATAGCCAATTTGCAGCGACAAAAGCCTCTGAAGCCAGAAACACAGCTATGCAGGCCGATACGAGCAGCAGTTCCGGATGCAGTTCCCATCCTTGCACCACCTTATCAAAGGTCAGAGCAGCCAGCAGCGTCAAGCAACGTGTCCAGCACTTTCAACATCTATAGAGGCATGGGACGCAACAGCGCCGTGTTTGACATCAAATGCTGGAGGTATTTGGATGGTTGCTGCGCCAATCCCAACTGCAATCATCAACTCAGCGAGATTGGTGATGTCAGGCGTCGTCTCGACTCCATGACCAATAAACAACTGATTGACTGCTATAACTTCATGTTGCGCCATTGGCTTCtatttcaaaagtatttcgcTTTGTTTGCCACAATCTTTGGCACTCGTCAGATGCGAAACTATATGCTCAGGATGATTAACGATTGTTGTCTGTACATGGAGTTGTGTGCACCATTTATAGTCGATATCTACGAAACGCTATTACGCTTTCATATGTCACCACAGGTGATTGTCGCTCACCTAATGAAATATCTGTGGCAACCAAATGCATTGCTGCAATATCCGCTGTTAATCAACGAGTTGCTCAAAATATTGGCCATTGAATATTGGCACAATTATATGCCGCAATTGGGAGGAACTCTTTGA
- the LOC133841064 gene encoding M-phase phosphoprotein 6, translating to MPSKMKPRLSRGVLDMKFMQRTKLKVAKEDDDEQSRALYSNELNTKMLNSNSNFIIEPSYAICEGLIDGRLSFRGMNPEIERLMELEQVEKDGKSRPEQPKDVTDQEMVETYYANQAPAASKTMGKKFSTKNEFHKRKSNEQQRLHKKGQFKKPRQDDE from the coding sequence atgCCGTCTAAAATGAAGCCTCGTCTGTCCCGCGGCGTCTTGGACATGAAGTTTATGCAGCGCACCAAACTGAAAGTTGCCAAGGAGGATGACGACGAACAAAGTCGCGCATTATATTCCAATGAGCTCAATACTAAAATGTTAAACAGCAACTCGAATTTCATAATTGAGCCAAGTTATGCGATTTGTGAAGGCTTGATTGATGGACGTCTCAGCTTCCGCGGGATGAACCCAGAGATAGAGCGTTTAATGGAACTGGAGCAGGTGGAAAAGGATGGCAAATCGCGACCCGAACAGCCCAAAGACGTGACCGATCAGGAGATGGTGGAAACTTATTATGCGAATCAAGCGCCGGctgcaagcaaaacaatggGCAAGAAATTCAGTACGAAAAATGAGTTTCACAAGCGTAAGTCAAATGAACAACAACGATTGCACAAAAAAGGACAATTTAAAAAGCCGCGCCAAGATGACGAATAA